Genomic window (Deltaproteobacteria bacterium):
CGGGTTATTTTCGAACTTTGAACCTTGAACGTTGAACCTTGAACCTTGTTTTTATAAAGGAGCATATTAAAATCTTGAGTACCTTAAAACAGTTGTTCATTAAGGTGGGGGTTCTGCCTTTTCTCCTGGTGGCCCTGCTGATTCTTTTCAGTCTGGCAGGGGGAGGAAGATTCATGACCCTGTCCAATATGCTGACCATGAGCCGTCAGGCCACCTATCTGGCTATTTTAACGGCCGGGCAGATGTTGACCATCCTTTGTGCCGGATTTGATCTTTCGGTCGGCGCATCGGTCGCCTTAACCAGCGTAGTCACTTCCATGACCATGGTCGCCTTTCCTTCTCCGGTCGCGGCCATGATCGCTGGCATACTGGCCGGGATTGCCACGGCCACCCTGATCGGGGTGGCTAACGGGATGACTATTGCCGTCTTCCGGGTTTCCCCTTTCGTGGTGACCCTCGGCATGATGTCCGTGGCCCAGGGGCTGGCCTTGCTGCTATCCAAAGGGGTGCCCATCTTTAACCTGCCTTCTTATTTCAACCGGATGTTGGGAATCGGCAAGATCTTCGGAATACCGGTTCCCATACTCATCGCCCTGCTTGTTATCATTTTGATTTCTGTTTTATTAAACCGGACCCGGATTGGCCGCTATTTTTATGCCATTGGCGGTAATGTGGAAGCCGCCCGTCTCTCCGGAATCGCCATCAGAAAATACACCTTTCTGGCCTATGTTTTGTGCGGGACCCTGACCGGGATCACCGGGGTCATGTTAACGGCCCGGGTAGCTTCCGGCGAACCCAACCTGGGCGCGGCCTTTCCCCTCGAATCGATCGCCGCAGCGGTTATCGGGGGTGTTTCTCTGCGCGGCGGCGAAGGTGGGGTCATCGGCGCCATCTTCGGGGCCATCCTGATTATTTTAATCCGAAACGGTATGGACCTGATGAATATCAGCTCCTATCTGCAAATGGTGGTTATGGGGTTGCTGCTTATCTTTGCGGTGGTCATGGATCATTTTCGCCTGGCCATGAAAGGACGATTACGATAAGGGGGAAGAACCATGAAGATCGATCTGAATGCCGACATGGGTGAAAGTTACGGCCTGTATAAAATGGGAAATGATGAAGCCTTTATG
Coding sequences:
- a CDS encoding ABC transporter permease, whose product is MSTLKQLFIKVGVLPFLLVALLILFSLAGGGRFMTLSNMLTMSRQATYLAILTAGQMLTILCAGFDLSVGASVALTSVVTSMTMVAFPSPVAAMIAGILAGIATATLIGVANGMTIAVFRVSPFVVTLGMMSVAQGLALLLSKGVPIFNLPSYFNRMLGIGKIFGIPVPILIALLVIILISVLLNRTRIGRYFYAIGGNVEAARLSGIAIRKYTFLAYVLCGTLTGITGVMLTARVASGEPNLGAAFPLESIAAAVIGGVSLRGGEGGVIGAIFGAILIILIRNGMDLMNISSYLQMVVMGLLLIFAVVMDHFRLAMKGRLR